A window of Triplophysa dalaica isolate WHDGS20190420 chromosome 12, ASM1584641v1, whole genome shotgun sequence genomic DNA:
AATTGTGGACGGTGTCAACCATGAGGGTGATGTTATATGGTGTCCAACTGATAAAGAAGGCCAGTACCAGGGCTACGATGACATGCATGGCCCGCTTCTTCTGAACGCACTGGGAGCCACGCTTCAACCGCAGCAGGATACGAGTGTAACAGAACAAAAGCATTGCTGCGGGCAGAGCAAAGCCCACCACATGATAGAACACATGAGTGGCCAGGCGCATTTGAGGATTAGGTATTAAACATTCTGTTTTATCATCAAGTCTAGAGTTCATGGTGTCCTTGAGGAATATCCAGTCAGGAATGGAGAGCAGTAGGCAGAACAGCCAGACGGTCAGACAGCAACAATGTATCACCATAGGCTTCTTACGAGAATACATCTGCACTGCGTGGACGATAGACAGGTAGCGGTCAAAACTGATGCAGGCCAGCATGAAAATTCCACAGTAGAAATTGATCTGatggagaaagaaagaatattGTGAAAGATGAACATAAATATttctaatgttttctttttaaaatggatAGATGCTGTTCAGTCAACAGCCATTCTTTTGTCACACTGCTGCCATCTTTACTGAGATACTAATAATATCACTGTTCAACTCATTCAGCAGATATTTATGCTGCTGTATGGTAACATTCTATTACTTTGTCAGGACTGTTTTGTATATAATCAGTTAAATCTTTCCCCACCCTGAACAGAGCTCCTGTGAGTTTGCAGAGTCCCGTGCCAAAGCTCCATCCTCTCACCGCCTCTACTGCCCACAGTGGCAGTGTCAGCAGCAACAGAACATCAGCTAAACTCAGATGAAGAATGAAGATGTCTGTGACATTCCAGCTCCTCCTTTTCCTCCACAGCACTACAAGCACCAGACCATTTCCCAACAGCCCCACTATCAGCGCCACAGTGTAAAGGACTGGAATAAAAATGGAATCAAAGTGCATGCTGGACTCTGGACCACACACATCACCACCAGAATAGTTATAATCATAACTGTAGTTGAAATCAGTAGACCAGTTAAGATCAGTTGCTTTTAGGATggtttttttgtcaaaagacATTGTCTGGAAtaaaaaaagtggaaaaaagagTGAAATTAGATTCTATTTAATCCACtaagaatacatttacatttatgcacttggcagacgcttttattcattacatttattcatatggcagactcttttatccaaagagacatACAAGTAGGATagcatataaaaaaattcaacacactaaacagtaccgttagtttacaagggcatactaggaggattaaagctggatccaaagcgatttacattgcattatactatacatttgcatCAGAGAATGTAATCAAAAACCTACCCCAAGAGTCAAGCTTCAACTTGCATATTCTTGCAAAATACAATTTGCAAGTTCTAAGATGTTAGTTtagaaacttattttttttaccagaaGACGGAAATTAGCTGATATAATGCTGGATATATTGGCAAGGTGTTTCTAAATCCATTCGTCTacattcattatatatttaatatatctctctctctatctatctatctataaaGCATTTATCTATACACTTTTTGTGAAACTACACAAATGCTTTTATGCAGTCAAGAGCTTTCACATTTAAgtaaatgattcatttaaacAGTCAAAAGGTAAAATCATCTTAACCACAAAGCACACTCATCTGTGATGTCCCATTAGTCATAATACAATTCATATTCACACCATTCTATGACCTTTACATTTGTTGCTGATGTCACCACTTTCTGCTATTCCCAGTAAATGTGCCATTTACTTGAAGAGAGTACATGAGCCTACTGAACCCAttggggtggtttcccagaAAGACTTAGATTAAGCCAGGAGTACGTCTTAGTTAaaattatgacatttaagtaaCTTTTATAATCGTATCTTACAAAAAAACTGATATACATCT
This region includes:
- the LOC130433504 gene encoding C-X-C chemokine receptor type 3-like, producing the protein MSFDKKTILKATDLNWSTDFNYSYDYNYSGGDVCGPESSMHFDSIFIPVLYTVALIVGLLGNGLVLVVLWRKRRSWNVTDIFILHLSLADVLLLLTLPLWAVEAVRGWSFGTGLCKLTGALFRINFYCGIFMLACISFDRYLSIVHAVQMYSRKKPMVIHCCCLTVWLFCLLLSIPDWIFLKDTMNSRLDDKTECLIPNPQMRLATHVFYHVVGFALPAAMLLFCYTRILLRLKRGSQCVQKKRAMHVIVALVLAFFISWTPYNITLMVDTVHNLNDNISNQTSCAGRTALDVALTATSTLAYLHCCVNPVLYAFVGVKFRQQVLDMLRPLGISIKRPAGLMSRRSSAWSESVDTSHTSAF